One Amblyomma americanum isolate KBUSLIRL-KWMA chromosome 8, ASM5285725v1, whole genome shotgun sequence DNA window includes the following coding sequences:
- the LOC144102044 gene encoding uncharacterized protein LOC144102044 — MCQPCAITASPDRALTSPVHCTLDRQLETPSPSTSSPAPAFKQLRPPASLCGLGGCATMRSLNPFCFAMQVSKPCCLYAKKSSDYFLIQLPSPQCCLAIVTECSDVIISLLLLSGDIETNPGPASLETVVTELKKLSAGQSTLIAEVTDLKNQLLTTDNLISDLSRRISALEGHYQTIQSLRTEIEGLSTHTTQATRQLCDLEDRIDEAENQSRRNNLIFYNIPDPDPSETWADSEKLLIRHCSEFLDITLDPKTIDRTHRLGRHEPDRCRPLIAKFALFKTKDEILANGRKFKNTDYSVGEDFSRRVRNVRKHLVTFAKSKTNRFSLRYKTLFIGSRRYIFDEPSQSVKEIP; from the coding sequence atgtgccagccttgcgccatcaccgcttcgcccgatcgtgcgctgacctcaccagtgcactgcaccctcgacagacagttggagacaccatcgccatcaacatcctctcccgctccagcttttaagcagcttcggccaccggcgtcgctttgtgggctcggtggctgtgccacgatgcggtcgcttaacccgttctgcttcgccatgcaggttagtaagccatgttgtctttacgctaagaaatctagtgattactttttgatacagctgccgagcccgcaatgctgccttgccattgtcactgagtgttctgatgtcattatttccttgcttttgttgtccggcgacatagagactaaccccggccctgcctcactcgaaactgtagttacggaacttaaaaaattgtccgccggtcagtcgacattaatcgcggaagttacagacctcaaaaaccagttactaacaacagacaaccttatttctgatctaagcaggcgcatcagcgctcttgaaggtcattaccaaaccatacagtcactacgcacagagatagaaggcctaagcactcacaccacccaggcaactcgccagctctgtgatctcgaggatcgcatagacgaagcagaaaaccaatcacgaagaaacaacctcATATTCTACAACATTCCGGACCCTGACCCATCTGAAACGTGGGCCGACTCTGAAAAGCTACTAATTCGCCACTGCTCCGAATTTTTGGACATCACCCTCGACCCCAAAACAATAGACCGCACTCACCGTCTTGGGCGCCACGAACCTGATCGCTGCCGTCCGTTAATTGCCAAATTCGCACTTTTCAAAACGAAGGACGAAATTCTAGCTAATGGCCGCAAATTCAAGAACACTGACTACTccgtcggtgaagatttttcacgccgcgttcgcaatgtgcgcaaacatctagttacatttgccaaaagcaagactaaccgtttttctttgcgatacaaaaccctgttcatcggttcccgacgatatatcttcgacgaaccatcgcaatctgtaaaagagataccatag